The genomic DNA CGGAGCGCGTCGACGGGCTCCTCGTTGGCCGCCCGGTAGGCCGGGTAGAGTCCCGACACGAGGCTGATGAAGACGCCGAACGCGAACGCGACGGCGAGGTAGACGCCGTTGCTCGGGGCGAGAACGACGTCCAGGCCGATGGAGCTGAACGCGTAGAGCGCGCCGACGGCGACGCAGGTGAGGAGGACGCCGCCGATCCCGCCGAGGACGCCGAGCAGCGTCGCCTCGACCACGAGCGTCCGGAGCACGTCGCCCTTCTGGACCCCGACCGCGCGGAGGACGCCGATCTCGCCGCGTCGCTCCGTCGTGGACATCAGCATCACGTTGAAGATGGCGACGCCGGCGACGACCAGTGAGACGGCGCCCAGGGCGATGAGGAAGCCGTTGAGGAGGCCGAAGAACTCGTTGATGCGGTCGAGGATGCTGGAGAGTTCGAAGACGCTGACCCGGCGCTCCCGGGCGTTGAGCCGCTCGCGGACCTCGCGGGCGACGTAGGAGGCGTCCTCGCCGGAGTCGGCCTGGACGACGACCTGGCTGGGGGCGTCCTGGGCGAACGCGTCGCGGGGCAGGACGACGGCGTTCGACGGCTGGATGGGCGTGATGTCGTCGGTCTCGGCGAGGACGGCGATGACGCGGAAGCGCTGGCCCTCGATCTCGACGGCGCTCCCGGGCTGGAGGCCGAGCCGGCCGGCGACCGACGAGCCGACCAGCGCGCCCTGGCGGTGGAACTCCGGCAGCCGCCCCGACCGGGCCTCGAACAGCGCCCGTGGGCGGTCGAGCCCGTACAGCTGGGCGAACGTCTGCCCGCCCGGACCGTTGATGACGGCGCCGTTGGTCACCAGCGGGACCGACGTCCCCCGGCCCTCCGCGATGCGCTCGATCGCCGCCACGTCCCGCGGCGAGAGGGCCTCGCGGCCGGCGTCCTCGTTGGGGCTGACGATGACCTGGTTGCCGATGCCGCCCAGCTCGTTCGTCGCCGACAGCTGGAGGACGTTGCCGAAGATACCCAGGGTCGCGATGGCCAGCACGCCGATGACGATACCCAGCGCGGCCAGCCCGGAGCGGAGGCGGTTGCGCGAGAGGTTCCGCCGGGCCATCAGCACCGAGGGGAAGCGCTCGAGGAGGCCGAGTCCGCTCGCGGTGGCCTCGTCCCCGCCGGGCGACGGGTCGCTACCGGACATCCCGTATCACCCCGTCGACGAGCTCGACGACGCGGTCGGCGAACTCGTTGACCAGCGGGTCGTGGGTGACGGTGACGACGGCGACCCCCTCCTCGCACACCTGCGCGAACTCCTCGAGGATGGTGGTGCCCGTCTCCTGGTCGAGGTTCCCCGTCGGCTCGTCCGCGAGGACGACCGCGGGTTCGTTGATGAGCGAGCGGGCGATGGCGACGCGCTGTTTCTGCCCGCCCGAGAGCTGCGTGGGCCGGTGGTCGAGCCGGTCACCCAGCCCGACCCGCTGCAGCAGGTCGACCGCCCGGCCCTCGGCCGCGGGGTCGCGCTGGTAGACGGTCGGCAGCGTGACGTTCTCGACCGCGGTGAGCGCGTCGATGAGGTAGAACTGCTGGAAGACGAAGCCGATGTACTCGCGGCGGGCGTCCGTGCGCTCGGCGTCGTCGTAGGTCGCGGCGTCGACCCCGTCGAGCAGGACCTCGCCCGAGGTGGGCGTGTCGAGCAGCCCCAGCATGTTCAGCATCGTCGACTTGCCGGACCCGGAAGGCCCGATGACGGAGACGAACTCGCCGCGCTCGACGGCGAAGTCGACGCCCTTCAGCGCCCGGACGGTCTCGGCGCCGGAGTCGTACGCCTTCACGACGTCCCGGAGTTCGAGCGGCGTGTCGGTGTCGCCCGCGAGCGTGGCGTCCGCGCCGCCCGTGGTGTCAACATCGCTCCCCCCGGCGGAATCGGGCGGTTCCGTCCCGCTCAGCCGGTCCCCCGTCATCGCCGGCGGAGGTAGACGAGGGGTGCCCCGACGACCAGCAGCGCCACGGCGACGCCGAGGCCGGCCAGCGGCGCGACGCCGAGCGAGAGCAGGCCGCCGCGGTTGCGGGCGGGCGGGTCGAGGTCCTCGTCGAACGGGAGCGTCGCCGCCCGGGTGCGCTCCTCGCCGTCGACGACGTACGTCACCTGGACGGGGAGTTCGGTGGCGTTCTCGGCGTCCACGTCCGCCGTGAGTTCGAAGGGCGCGAACTCGCTCCCGTCGACGGTCCCCACGAAGTAGGTCCGGCCAGGGTACGCGGGCTCGACGAACTCGTTGCGCCCCATCCGCACGACCACGCCGTCGACCGGGGCGGTGCCGATGTTGCCGGCGTTGCCGCTGATGCGGAGGGTCCCGTCGTCGTCGAAGGCGAGCGAGACGTCCGTCACGCGGATGTCGCCGGCCGGCCGGCGGAACTCGAAGGTCCCGCGGGCGCGACCCTGGCGGGCACGGGCGTCGGCGTCGCGCACGTCGGCGTCGCGGGAGCCCGCGGGACCCGTCCCCGCGACGGTGTAGTTCGCCACCGCGACGACCGTCGCCGAGCCCTCGACACCCGAGAGGTCGACCTCGACGGACCCGGTCTCGCCGGGGGCGAGGCGCCCGACGAACCCGCGGGGCAGCCGCTGGTCGCCCGCACGCGGCCGGACGACGACGTTCTCCACCGGCACGTTGCCGAAGTTCGTCACCGCGACCTGCACGCGCTCGGAGGAGTCCTCGCCGGCGCCCTCGTCCTGCAGCGCGCCGCCACCACCGCCACCACCGCCGAGGCCGGCCGCGCCGCCGAGTAGCGACGCGATGTCGGCGTTCCCACCGCCCTCCTCCGGCGGCGGGACCCGTGAGACGGCGACGCCCACGTCCTCGCGGAGCGGCGGCGCGTTCACCGT from Haloglomus litoreum includes the following:
- a CDS encoding ABC transporter ATP-binding protein; this translates as MTGDRLSGTEPPDSAGGSDVDTTGGADATLAGDTDTPLELRDVVKAYDSGAETVRALKGVDFAVERGEFVSVIGPSGSGKSTMLNMLGLLDTPTSGEVLLDGVDAATYDDAERTDARREYIGFVFQQFYLIDALTAVENVTLPTVYQRDPAAEGRAVDLLQRVGLGDRLDHRPTQLSGGQKQRVAIARSLINEPAVVLADEPTGNLDQETGTTILEEFAQVCEEGVAVVTVTHDPLVNEFADRVVELVDGVIRDVR
- a CDS encoding ABC transporter permease, with protein sequence MSGSDPSPGGDEATASGLGLLERFPSVLMARRNLSRNRLRSGLAALGIVIGVLAIATLGIFGNVLQLSATNELGGIGNQVIVSPNEDAGREALSPRDVAAIERIAEGRGTSVPLVTNGAVINGPGGQTFAQLYGLDRPRALFEARSGRLPEFHRQGALVGSSVAGRLGLQPGSAVEIEGQRFRVIAVLAETDDITPIQPSNAVVLPRDAFAQDAPSQVVVQADSGEDASYVAREVRERLNARERRVSVFELSSILDRINEFFGLLNGFLIALGAVSLVVAGVAIFNVMLMSTTERRGEIGVLRAVGVQKGDVLRTLVVEATLLGVLGGIGGVLLTCVAVGALYAFSSIGLDVVLAPSNGVYLAVAFAFGVFISLVSGLYPAYRAANEEPVDALRD